Part of the Cohnella candidum genome, CGCGGCGAGATGGGCAAGAACCTGTTTTACCTGTCGGCGCTCTGCAACCTGCTGGACATCAACATGGAAGACGTCGTGACGAAAGAAGCCGAGAAATGCTCGACGCTCGGAATATTCAATTTCACTTAACCTCAGAATCAGACCGAAAATAAGAAAAGCGCACCGTTGCGTCCCTGCTTAGGGAGTTACGGTGCGCTTTTTTTATGACAAGATTCCTCGGATCTCCAGTTCGGCCATTCGCTCCAATAAGAACACGCCGCTCAATTGGGAGCTCAGCGAGACCTTACGGCCGGGAGTCCGGCCCCACGAGGTGCCGAACAAAGGTTTCTCCTCCGACCCTGCGTGGGTCCACATCTTCTCGGCGTTCCCTTCCAGTGTCTTCAGCAAACCGTTCGATGCAGGCTGCTCCTTCACCAATTCGGCCAAGTACCGAACGAAGATGCCTTTGAACAACCCTCCGTCCCCATCGCCTTCGTCATGCAAGGTGCCGTTTTCTGGAGACGTCAGTTCTTCCACTGCCGCTTCCGCCGTCCGCGCCGCGTCGTCGAGATACGCACGATCCCCGGTAAGCCGGTACAGCTCTACCCCCGCTCCGATATAGACTCCCTGGCAATACGTAAACTTCCAGTCCTTGTCGATTTGGCCGTCCCCGTTGCGGTTCATGCCGTCCCATACGAACCCGCTGGCCGGGTCCACGAGATTCTCGCGAAGCCATACGTAGATTTTTTTCGCCCAATCGAGATCTTCTTGCCGGCCCAGCGTGCGGTAAAGTCTACAAGCAAGGATGACCGCGGGTGCGTTCGCCGGAGTGTTTTTGTAGCCGAGCTGTTTTTTGTGCCAGGCGATCCCGCCGCCCATCGTGTCGTTCCAGCCGCCCTGAATGTCTTCCCAAAGCTCAAGGACGGTGTCCCGGTATTGGGGTTCCCCCGTCGCTTCAAACGCTCGAAGCCAGGAGATCGCCATCCATTCCATATCGTCGTACAATTCGTTCGGAAAGGCTCCGCCGTTCTTTGTTCGAACGCCTTCATGCAACTCGGAGAGCCTGCGGGCATACTTCGCGTCGTCCGTGCGCAAGAGGCCGTCCACTAACGCATCCGCTGCGTGGGCCATCCACCAATAATGGAAAATCGTATTGCAGGATCCGTCCGGACACGGAATTTCGATATCGTACATCGAGATGCCGGCGTTCCAAAAAAGCGAATCCAGTGACTGTTGGGCTTGCTCCGCCCGTTTTGTCCAAAGCATGGCTCTCTCACGCTCCCCCCTGATGGTGCCGCCGCCTTACCCTTCAAAGCCAGCCTTGCTTTTCCAAGCTTGCCATCACTTCCA contains:
- a CDS encoding glycoside hydrolase family 76 protein, which produces MLWTKRAEQAQQSLDSLFWNAGISMYDIEIPCPDGSCNTIFHYWWMAHAADALVDGLLRTDDAKYARRLSELHEGVRTKNGGAFPNELYDDMEWMAISWLRAFEATGEPQYRDTVLELWEDIQGGWNDTMGGGIAWHKKQLGYKNTPANAPAVILACRLYRTLGRQEDLDWAKKIYVWLRENLVDPASGFVWDGMNRNGDGQIDKDWKFTYCQGVYIGAGVELYRLTGDRAYLDDAARTAEAAVEELTSPENGTLHDEGDGDGGLFKGIFVRYLAELVKEQPASNGLLKTLEGNAEKMWTHAGSEEKPLFGTSWGRTPGRKVSLSSQLSGVFLLERMAELEIRGILS